The region ATCTAAAAGCTCCATTTGTATCACCATCACTATCTTCAAGATAGCCTACAATAACTGTTCCATCACTATTTGTTCCCCTTGCGGAACTAGCAAAGGAACCACTTAAAAAACCTAAACCAGTCATAGTACCCCCTTCCCAACGAAAGGCTTCAGTTACACTCCCGTTATCTGATTCTCCAATAACTATAGAACCATCAGCACTTACATCATAAGCTTCACTATAGTTTGAACCACCCGATAAATAACCCAAACCAACCATTCCTGAACCTGCTGTCCATCGATAAGCTTCCTTATTATTACTTGCATTTAATGACTGTCCTACAATAACCGTACCATCACTATTCACTCCCCATGCTTCACCTTGATTAATACCCCCTGGAAGTGTTCCTAATGAGACCATTCCAGTACCTGCTGTCCAACGAAAAGATTCAGTATAAGCACCACTATCACTACTTTCACTACTTCCAACTACAGTTAAACCATCTCCACTTACTGCATTTGCATCACTATAATTCCCACCAGTTAATACTCCTAAATCTACCATACCACCAGCTTGTGTCCAGCGAAATGCACGATATTCTCCACTTAATAAATTACTTTGTCCAACAATTACACTTCCATCATCACTAATCCCATTTCCATGACTTGTGTTTCCACCTAAAGTGCCCAAACTTACAATACCACTAGCATCTGTCCAAGTAACAGCTTTATAACCCCCATCATATGAATCACCAACAACAATACTCCCATCAGCACTTACTCCATATGCATGACTAACTGTAGTTCCACTACTTATAGCGTCCAGTACTTCTATTTCCCCATTAGCTGCATATGCAGAGTTTACTATAAGCAGGGAACTTGTTACAATACTTAATAGTAATCTTCTATTTTTTATTGTTTTCATAATATGACCTTTGTCTATCTTTTTATAATAAGATAGTAACCTAGGCTTATCGGAAAGTTGTCGGCTATCGTGTATTAGTATATAAATTAAAGAAGATTTTTGATAAGATAAGTAAGAATATAATAGTAAAAAACAAACTTTATGGGATGATTTTGAATAACAAAAACCTTAGAATTCTTATTGTAGATGACGAACCTCTTATTACTATGTTTATCAAACGTGTTATTGAAAACATGGGTCATATAGTTGTAGGTATTTGTAAAGATGGAGAGAGTGCTTTAAGCACTATCAATAAAGAAAAGCCTAATATTGTATTTATGGATATAAATATTAAAGGCCCACTTGATGGTATTAGTGTTATTAAAAAAAACTCTAATCAAGATTTATCAGTTATATATGTAAGTTCATACAGTGAGCAAGATATTTTAGATGAAGCACTATCAACTAACCCTACAAACTATCTTATAAAACCTATAAAAGAAGAAGATGTAAAAATAGCAATCACACTTGCAAAACAAAAATTTCAAAAACAAAATTATAAACCAAAAAAAAATATAGAAAAAAAACATCTTATTTTTTCAGAAGAGTTATATTATGATTATGATTTAAAAGAATTGTTCTTAAAAAAGACTCCTGTTGCACTATCTATGACAGAAAAAAAGATGCTTGATATTTTCATAAGAAATAAAAATATTAATTTATCTATTGATATGATTAGAGATGACACATGGAAAGATAAAAAAGTCTCAGATTCTACGATTAGAGATCATATAAGTAATTTACGTAAAAAGAACCCGTTACTCCCTATCCAAACTAATTTTGGTAGAGGGTATACATTGGTTGTAAACTAAAACGAAAGATGTTTTACTTCAACTTCTTAATCAAATTTTTCTTTATATTTTGGTTTTTAATACCTATATTATCTTCTGCACAAGAGATTGAAATACTAACAGAAGAGTTCCCTCCTTATAACTATAATTACAATGATAAACCAGTAGGAATATCAACAGAGATCACTCAAGAAATTCTAAAAAGATTAAAACAAAACCACACTATAAAAATAGTTCCATGGACAAAAGCATATAATCATGTTTTAAAAAATAAAAATACAATGCTTTTTTCTACTACAAGAACAAAAGAGAGAGAAGAATTATTTAAATGGGTGGGACCTCTTGTTCCAAATAACATAGTTTTATTTGCTAAAAAAGGAACTAATAGAGCCATAAAAACATTAATGGATGCAAAAAAAGTTCAAAAAATTGGTGTATATAAAGATGATTCAGGAGAACAGATACTAAGTAAAGAAGGATTTACTAATCTTGATTCAGTATTAGACAATAAACTAAACCTACAAAAGTTATCCCGTGGAGAGATTGATTTATGGATTATAAATGAAGTAACAGGGGAGCATATGATTAGAGAAACTGGTCTCTCTAATGAAATAGAAAAAGTTCTTGATGTAAAAAGATACTATATGTATCTAGCTTTTAATAAAAATACTCCTGATGAAACAATAATAAAATGGCAAAATACCCTTGATAATATTAAAGTAGATGGAACATACACTCAAATCTTTAGTAATTGGATTATGTTTTCTTACTCTCAAGATTTAAAACCAAATAAAATAGTTTTAAATAAAGAAGAACGAGATTGGATAGATAAACATCCTATTATACGTGTTGCTCCGGATCCTGATTATGCTCCATTCCAATATACAGATAGAAATGAACAATCACAAGGTCTTGCAAATGACTATTTATCAATTATTGAAAAAAAGCTAGGTATTAAATTTGAATTTACATTAAGTAAAAGCTGGAATGAATCCCTTGACTCAGTAAAAAATAAAACTGCAGATATGGTAGTCGTTGCGGCAAAAACAAAAGAACGTCAAAAATATATGTCATATACATCTCCGTATTCGAAGTTTTCTGATTTAATTATTACTCGTAAGAATAATCCAAAAATAGAATCTATTGTACAACTATATGACCGAACACTTGGAACAATTGAAGGGTTTGCTATAAATGATTATATTAGAAAATATTATCCAAATATTAAACTAGTATTTAAAACAAATATTGAGTCTTTACTACAAAGTGTTTCAACAGGAGAAGTATATGCAACAGTTATTAATGTAGCAACAGCAAGTCATGCCATAGAAAAATCAAATATCACAAATCTTAGAATGGATGGAGATACGGGATTTACATATGAATTGTCCTTTGCATCAAGAAATGATTGGCCAATATTAAATACCTTACTAGAAAAGGCATTATCTTCTATTAGTGTACAAGAGAGAAAAGAACTACTTCGTAAATGGATTTCTGTTACATATGAACCTATAAAAGCTGAAAGTGCTTCTGTATCACTTACGGATGAAGAAAAAATATGGCTTAAAAAACATCCTATTATAACAGCTGCACCAGATTCAAATTGGGCACCTGTAGAATTTTTTAATAAAGATGGAAAATATTCAGGTATGGCTGCTGAATATATAGCAATAATTGAAAAAAAGCTAGGTATTAAATTTCATATTTTAAGAATGGAAAATTGGGATAGTATTCTAAAAAAAGCATATAATAAAGAGATAGATATTGTAACTGCCATCGCAAAAACACCAAGAAGAGCGGAGAAACTATCTTTTACAGATTCATATTTGACTTTACCTTCAGTTATAGTAGTCAATAATAAAGAAGCTCGTGAACTAAATATGAATGATTTAAAAAACAAAACCGTTGCTGTAGTATCAGGATACGCTGTACAAGAATATATAGAAAGAGAATATCCAGAAATAAACTTAGAACTTGTTTCAAGTACAGAAGAAGGTTTACAAAAAGTATCTTATGAAGGAGTGTATGCATTTATTGGTAGTATAGCTACGGTTTCACATATTATTGAAAAAGATGTTAGACCTAATATCCATATAGCAGGAGATGCAGGATACAGTTATAATTTATCATTATCTACACCAAAAAGTTTACCCATATTAAATAATATTCTTTCAAAAGCTCTTAAATCTATAACAAAAGAAGAGAGACATAAGATTTTCTCAAAATGGATATTACTAAAAAAAGATCCTTGGAAACCCTCAAAAGAACAGATTATAGCTTTCATTGCATTTATTGTTATCTTATTTATTTTTGCAATTATTATTTGGAATAGAATACTTAGAAAAAAAGTAATACAAAGAACAGAAGAATTAAATGAAAATATACGTATCTCAGAACAACTGAGAAAAAAAGCAGATATTGCGCAAGCAAAAGCTGAATATGCAGATAAAGCAAAAAGCGAATTTTTAGCTTCAATGAGTCATGAAATACGTACACCAATGAATGCAATTATTGGTATGGCAGATATTTTATCAAAAACCAAACTATCTAAAGAACAACATGAATATGTAAATATTTTTCAAAATGCATCTAATAACCTACTTAATATCATCAATGATATACTTGATTTATCAAAAATAGAATCTAAACATTTTAATCTAGAAATGAATTCTTTTAATTTTTATGAGTTAGTAGAAGAAACTTGCTCCTTAATGGCAGTAAAAGCACATGAAAGCAATTTGGAACTAATATATCAAATAGCAGACTCTGTTCCAGTATTTATAACTGGTGATTCTATGAGATTAAGACAAGTACTAAATAACTTACTAGCAAATGCAATAAAATTTACAAAAAGTGGAGAAGTTTTTTTAGATGTAAAAACTAATAATAACGACATAGATGGACTTATTTTAGAGTTTTGTATCTTTGATACAGGAATTGGTATCCCAGAAAATAAAAAAGAGATAATATTTGAATACTTTTCACAAGCTGACTCTTCAACAACACGTAACTTTGGAGGAACAGGGCTTGGTTTACCAATATGTAAAAACTTAATTAAAAAAATGGGAGGAGATATCTATATAAAAGATAACCCTAAAGGTGGAAGTATCTTTTGTTTTACAATAAAAACTGAAGTAAAATTAGAAATACAAAATCAAAATCAAGAGATTTTATTAAAAGAAAATGGTGATAAAATAAAAATACTCCTTATTGATGACAATAAAACTAATCGTCAAACAATAAAGACTACTCTTATAAATTGGGGAATATATGTACAAGAATCAGATAATGGTTTTACAGCCTTAGAACTAATTGAAAAATCATGTGTACATAAAAATGAATATGATTTAATACTATTAGATTCTAATATGCCAAATAAAAATGGCTTTGAAGTCGTAAAATCTTTACAAAATGATTCTAATACAATTTCTAAGATAATACTTATGCTCACCTCAAATAATATTAATGAGCAAATATCTGAACTAAAAACTCTTGGAATAAAAGAATATATTTTAAAACCAGTAAAAAGGCCTTCTCTTAGAGAAGCTATAGAAAATATAATACTTGATGAATATAAATTAATTAAAACAAGAAATAATTCAAATAAAAAAGATGTACTCCAAGAAAAAATAGAATCTTTGAATATATTACTTGCAGAAGATGATCCAATAAATATAAAAGTAGCAACATTAATGTTGGAGAAAAATAATCACAAAGTAACCCCAGTTCTTAATGGAATAGAAGCAGTTAAAGCATTTGAAACAAATCATTATGATCTTATATTTATGGATATTACTATGAGAGAAATGGATGGATATGAAGCCACAAAAATAATCAGACAAAAAGAAAAAAAGTTATCTACACATATTCCAATAATTGCCTTAACTGCTCTTGTATTTAATGAGGATAAATTAAAATGCCTTGAAGCAGGAATGGATGCTTATATATCAAAACCATTTTATGAGAAAGACCTAACAAAAGCTATTACAGAGATATTCGCAAAGAGAAGGATAGAAAAAGATGATATTGAAATTATAAATAAAAAAGATGCTTTATCTAGAGCTGACAACAGTATGGAAATTTTAAAAGAAATGGCAGAAGTTTATTTTATATTTGCAGAAGAACAACTAATAGAATTAAAAAAAGCAATAAAAGAAGATAATATAAAAGAAGTACAAATAATATCACATACATTAAAAGGTTCTTTAAGTATGATTGGTAGTATTACTGCATATCAAACTGCTTCAAAACTAGAAAAAGCAGCTAAAAATGAACAACTAATTGATATACCAATATTATATGATAAACTGTTAATTGACATTAAAATTTTTAATAAAAATTTACATAAATTTATTAAAAACTAAAGCTATAAATTAAAACTATTCTCTCTTTTATTTCATCCAATCTCTAATTTCAAAACTAAGTTTTTCAGGAACTTCTAACGGTATCATATGACTTGTTCCTTTTCTAGATACTTTTGTAATATGTTTATGTTCATCGGTAAAATTATCCAATGACCTATGGGTAAAAAGCCTATCTTCTGTGCTATAGAAAAATTTAATTGGCAAATCTAAAGAAATCAGTTCGTTATGTAGGGCTTTTCTTTTAAAGGTACTATTCATCTGAATATTATAAACTTTTTCACCTAAGTCTGAAAACATATTTTTGACTATACTTATTAACTCTTCATCATTTTGATTTGATTCTTCTAGTAAAGATATTACTTTATGTCTAGATAATCCTTTAAAGCCCATATTATTCATCTGTTTTAAAGTTTGCTTTCTTTTTTCTACTTCTGATTCTTTCATCTTACTTGGAGTTCCTGCAACTAGAAAAAGTCTATTTACTCTACTTGGATTTTTGATAGTAAAATGTATTGCCACATATGCGCCAAGAGAAAAACCTAAAAGGTTTATCTTTTCATCTTTTATAATACTTTCTAACTGTAAAGTTGCTTCATCAAAATCATCAGTTAATGGAATAGGAAGATGTATCAATTCATATTCATCTTCTAAAAAAGGTATCAATCTTTCCCATAATCTTTCATCTGTCATAAGACCAGGAAGTAAGTATATTTTTTCTTTCATTTTATAATTGCCCTATTAAATATTTGAAATAATGTTTTACCAGAAGTTTGATTAATCTCTTATTCTAATATAAATATGAACATTATTAGAGTCATCATTAAACTTTCGTTCATCAATAACAATATAATTTAAATTTCTTATTAATTTACCTAATTTATCATACCCATAATTTCGCGAATCAAAAGAAGGATTATTTTTATTAATATAACCTCCTACTGTGGAAAGTCTAGCCCATCCATCATCTTTTGAAACTGCATTAATAGCTGATATTACTATAGGTCTAAGTTGAGTATTATCAGATTCATCTTTATTTTCAGGATCTTTTTTCTCTCTTAAAATTTCTGTAAAAACAAACTTATCACAAGCAGCAATGAAAGCCTCAGGTGTTTTCTTCTCTCCAAAACCATATACAATTAATCCTGATTCTCTAATTCTTGTTGCAAGTCTTGTAAAATCACTATCTGAAGAAATCAAACAAAAACCATCTAAACTATTTTCATGTAAAATATCCATCGCATCTATAATTAAAGATGCATCTGTAGCATTTTTTCCTGTAGTATAAGAAAACTGTTGTATTGGTTGAATAGCATGTTTATTCAGATGCTCTTTCCACTGTTTTAAATTTGTTGTAGTCCAATCACCATAAGCTCTTTTAATACTAGCAACTCCAAATTTTGCAACTTCTGCAAGTAATTCAGCTACAAGTGAAGCTTGTGCATTATCTGCATCTATTAATACAGCAAGTTTCACTGTTTTGTTATCTGACATATTTTTCCTTATATTCTATACACTTTTTATATATTAGCATATAAATATTAGTTTATACTTCTAAAGATACTTTAGATAAAAAAGCCTTATAATTATTAATTTATATGTTTAATAATTTATTAAATCTCATTTGTTAACATACCTCATGAATAAAAATTTACAGATGGTTTATACTTACCACAATGACACAAAACACTCACAACATAGATATGCTAGGTCTTTAGGTTATTTAGATTGGGCAAATCAACCAAATCCATATAGAACCTACTCAAATACAAAAAAGACACAATTGCCATTGTCTTTTGAAAATAAAACTTTAGAATACAGTCAAATATTTAATCAAAAAAAAGAAGATATACTTTCTGCTCCTTTATGTATAGAAGCAATATCACAATTCTTTCAATTTTCTCTTGGACTAGCAGCTATCAAAGAACACGGTGAACAATCATGGGCACTAAGATGTAATGCCTCAAGTGGGAACTTACAACCAAGTGAAG is a window of Arcobacter sp. LA11 DNA encoding:
- a CDS encoding transporter substrate-binding domain-containing protein, with translation MFYFNFLIKFFFIFWFLIPILSSAQEIEILTEEFPPYNYNYNDKPVGISTEITQEILKRLKQNHTIKIVPWTKAYNHVLKNKNTMLFSTTRTKEREELFKWVGPLVPNNIVLFAKKGTNRAIKTLMDAKKVQKIGVYKDDSGEQILSKEGFTNLDSVLDNKLNLQKLSRGEIDLWIINEVTGEHMIRETGLSNEIEKVLDVKRYYMYLAFNKNTPDETIIKWQNTLDNIKVDGTYTQIFSNWIMFSYSQDLKPNKIVLNKEERDWIDKHPIIRVAPDPDYAPFQYTDRNEQSQGLANDYLSIIEKKLGIKFEFTLSKSWNESLDSVKNKTADMVVVAAKTKERQKYMSYTSPYSKFSDLIITRKNNPKIESIVQLYDRTLGTIEGFAINDYIRKYYPNIKLVFKTNIESLLQSVSTGEVYATVINVATASHAIEKSNITNLRMDGDTGFTYELSFASRNDWPILNTLLEKALSSISVQERKELLRKWISVTYEPIKAESASVSLTDEEKIWLKKHPIITAAPDSNWAPVEFFNKDGKYSGMAAEYIAIIEKKLGIKFHILRMENWDSILKKAYNKEIDIVTAIAKTPRRAEKLSFTDSYLTLPSVIVVNNKEARELNMNDLKNKTVAVVSGYAVQEYIEREYPEINLELVSSTEEGLQKVSYEGVYAFIGSIATVSHIIEKDVRPNIHIAGDAGYSYNLSLSTPKSLPILNNILSKALKSITKEERHKIFSKWILLKKDPWKPSKEQIIAFIAFIVILFIFAIIIWNRILRKKVIQRTEELNENIRISEQLRKKADIAQAKAEYADKAKSEFLASMSHEIRTPMNAIIGMADILSKTKLSKEQHEYVNIFQNASNNLLNIINDILDLSKIESKHFNLEMNSFNFYELVEETCSLMAVKAHESNLELIYQIADSVPVFITGDSMRLRQVLNNLLANAIKFTKSGEVFLDVKTNNNDIDGLILEFCIFDTGIGIPENKKEIIFEYFSQADSSTTRNFGGTGLGLPICKNLIKKMGGDIYIKDNPKGGSIFCFTIKTEVKLEIQNQNQEILLKENGDKIKILLIDDNKTNRQTIKTTLINWGIYVQESDNGFTALELIEKSCVHKNEYDLILLDSNMPNKNGFEVVKSLQNDSNTISKIILMLTSNNINEQISELKTLGIKEYILKPVKRPSLREAIENIILDEYKLIKTRNNSNKKDVLQEKIESLNILLAEDDPINIKVATLMLEKNNHKVTPVLNGIEAVKAFETNHYDLIFMDITMREMDGYEATKIIRQKEKKLSTHIPIIALTALVFNEDKLKCLEAGMDAYISKPFYEKDLTKAITEIFAKRRIEKDDIEIINKKDALSRADNSMEILKEMAEVYFIFAEEQLIELKKAIKEDNIKEVQIISHTLKGSLSMIGSITAYQTASKLEKAAKNEQLIDIPILYDKLLIDIKIFNKNLHKFIKN
- a CDS encoding alpha/beta fold hydrolase, which translates into the protein MKEKIYLLPGLMTDERLWERLIPFLEDEYELIHLPIPLTDDFDEATLQLESIIKDEKINLLGFSLGAYVAIHFTIKNPSRVNRLFLVAGTPSKMKESEVEKRKQTLKQMNNMGFKGLSRHKVISLLEESNQNDEELISIVKNMFSDLGEKVYNIQMNSTFKRKALHNELISLDLPIKFFYSTEDRLFTHRSLDNFTDEHKHITKVSRKGTSHMIPLEVPEKLSFEIRDWMK
- a CDS encoding response regulator; translated protein: MNNKNLRILIVDDEPLITMFIKRVIENMGHIVVGICKDGESALSTINKEKPNIVFMDINIKGPLDGISVIKKNSNQDLSVIYVSSYSEQDILDEALSTNPTNYLIKPIKEEDVKIAITLAKQKFQKQNYKPKKNIEKKHLIFSEELYYDYDLKELFLKKTPVALSMTEKKMLDIFIRNKNINLSIDMIRDDTWKDKKVSDSTIRDHISNLRKKNPLLPIQTNFGRGYTLVVN
- a CDS encoding NYN domain-containing protein, which produces MSDNKTVKLAVLIDADNAQASLVAELLAEVAKFGVASIKRAYGDWTTTNLKQWKEHLNKHAIQPIQQFSYTTGKNATDASLIIDAMDILHENSLDGFCLISSDSDFTRLATRIRESGLIVYGFGEKKTPEAFIAACDKFVFTEILREKKDPENKDESDNTQLRPIVISAINAVSKDDGWARLSTVGGYINKNNPSFDSRNYGYDKLGKLIRNLNYIVIDERKFNDDSNNVHIYIRIRD